CACACCAACTAACTCTATCGGGATCAGGTCAGGCTGGGCAGGACGACACAATTAGGTCTGTGGTGTTAACGGTATATGTCGACCTGGGGAAAGCACACAACATGTCCCTTAAGTCGACACGCCGTAAAAGCACACATTTTGGGTTAAGGGACAAAATGTGTGCTTTTAACAACGCAGAAACCCTACCCCACCAGCACTAACCCCAAGATTATGTGTCCTAACAACCACAAACCCCACCACACCCACCGAAATCCCCACCCCAACACCAACCTGTGATAACCCACCAACTACACCGAACTAGGTGAACAGAACACGACCAACCTGCCCGGTCTGCACGGGCACCATGAGAAAAAACGGCACCACCACCAAAGGCACCACCCGCTGGCGCTGCACCACCTGCGGCGCCAGCACCACCAACACCCGCACTGATGATCACCATGCCCGCAGATTCCAGCTCTTCATCAACTGGATCCAAAGCCCCCAATCCCTGACAACCCTTGCACAACAACACCGAGTCACCCGCCGCACACTGACCCGATGGTTTCATAACTATTGGTACGTCGAAGTTCCCCGCAACACCGACCACCACCGCATCTACGATCAACTCTTCATCGACGGCACCTACTTCAACACCAAATGCCTCCTGATAGCCTGCACCTTCGACCACGTCGTCGCCTGGCGCTGGTGCACCAAAGAAGACTCCTACAACTACACCCGCCTCTTCGATCAACTCCAGCCACCACTGATCGTGACCACCGACGGACAAAAAGGCGCACTCAAAGCCATCACCACCRCCTGGCCCACCACAAAAATCCAACGCTGCCTCGTCCACATCAAACGCAACATCCAGCAACACGTCACCCTCAACCCCAAGCTCAAACCCGGAAAAGCACTGCGCAAACTTTCCTTAAACCTGCTCAAARTCCACACTGCCAACGACGCAGCCACCTGGATGACCCAGYTGCATGAGTTCCACACCGTCTACCGCGACTGGCTGAATGAAAAGACCTACACCACTGACGTCTCGCAGTCTGAGATCCCCGGGTTCGTGCGCCCCACAGCCACCTGGTGGTACACCCACTACCGCCATCGCAGRGCCTATCGACAACTTGAAAAACTCGCCCGCCAAGGACACTTGTTCACYTTCGTCAACCCACCTGACGGAGTTGAAGGAACCATCAAATCAACCACAAACTGTTTAGAAGGTGGGATCAACGCACAGATCAAAGCCTTGGCTCGTAACCATCGGGGAATGWTTGATGAGCATCAACGTATCGCGGTGGATTGGTGGCTATATCTGCATACGCAGTTGCCTGACGATCCGGTAAAAATCGCCAGGCAACAACACTGGGGTCAAGACGCACTCGCCAAAGCTGATGTCTTGATCCAACAGGAACAACCAGATGCTCATCGCGACGATGGGCGCCCAGCGTTGTATGACACCGGGATTGATGCCACACCAACTAACTCTATCGGGATCAGGTCAGGCTGGGCAGGACGACACAATTAGGTCTGTGGTGTTAACGGTATATGTCGACCTGGGGAAAGCACACAACATGTCCCTTAAGTCGACACGCCGTAAAAGCACACATTTTGTCCCTTAACCCCACATTTTGTCCCTTAACCCCCTGTCACTTGTGCTCCCGAAATGCCTTCACCCAGATATGCAACAACCCCAAGCACAAGGCCTGGGGTTGTGGGGAATGGTGTGCCGACTTACATCGACGCCCGCAGCTTAAAGCATAGCGCTTTGCTAATGAAGGCCAAAGCTCTAAAACCTACCGAATCGTCACCTGGCGAGACTTGATGTTCTCCAGCTGGCGACGCTCATCAGCGGTGAGCTGGGCATCGTTGTCCAGCTCAGCGGCGATCTTCTCGTTGAGAGCAACCAGATCAGCAGCGTAATCGGTGTGTGGGCGATCAGTTGGGAGATCCCACACTGGGACGACGATACCGTGGGTGCGGAACGCGCCAGCGAACTTGGTTTCCTCGCCGAGGACGAGCTCACCGCGCGCTGCGATACGTGCCAAAGCGTTGAACAGGGCGGTTTCGTTGTCGGTGCGGACCCAACGGATGTGAGCTTTTCCACCTGGGTTCACCCACCACACAGCACCAGGGACGTCGGCCTCAACTTCGTGGGAAGGGAGGATGGAGTCGTTGGCGGCCTGCATGTGTTGGGCGACGTCTGGGGTGAGGTTGTCGTTCTCTGCCAGCCACCAGTTGAAGTCCTGGTGGGCGGTGATGGTGAGGGTGGAGGAGGCGTCGAGAAGCGTGGCCAGTTCGGGCTGGGTGCCGTCGGCCGTCGCGGACGCCAGGGACTGACCAGCTTCGGCGTTTTTCACCCAGTTCAGTGCGTATGCGAGGTCTTTGCCTGGGTTGTTCGAACGCACAGCCTGCTGCATAGCCACGAATGCTTCGCCGCCATAGGCTTCCTCGCGGACGAGTGCGGCTGCGGCACCTGGAAGGACGGTGCAGAGGGTGATTTTGCGGTCGGTACCCTCAACGGTAAGGGGTGCGGTCGCGGATGGAATGAATTCCTGCATGGCAACCAGCTGTGGCTCCATAGCCAGACCCGCAAAGGGGCGAGGTTCGCGCTCAAGCGCTGCACGTTCAGCGGCGCGGGCTGCAAGTTTTGCCTGACGGCGGCTCATGCCCTCCGGCAGTTGTTCATTCTTGTTATTCTTCTTTGCCATGCGCATTAGCGTACATGTCAGGCTCCTCGTCTGCGTTCAGAAGCTCCGCTGCACGGTCAGGATAATTAGTAGCCAGCATGTCCACTCCCTGGTCGCGCGCCCACAGCATGTCTTTTTGCTTGTCGACGGTGAAAAGATAGGTGGGCAAACCCTTGGCCCCAATAATCTTCGGCTCCAATTTTGCCCGCTCCAGTGACAACCCCAAACCGGTGGGCACACCGCAGCGCACATCGCGCGGATTACCCCAACGCTCCCACGACCTGCGCAGATGAATGCGATCAAGCTGTGGAGCAAGGCGAGCCATGCGATACATCGCGGGAAGGGCAAAAGAAATGATGTGGATGCGTGGATCTTCCAATAGCCCGCGATATTTTAAGATTTTTGTGATTTCTTCTTCCAGCATGACCGCGTAGCGCATTGGGTGCTTGGTTTCTATATAAAGGTGCTTATCTGGATAATCCTCAAAAATATCCAACAGATTGTTTAAAGTAAGCACTTTTTCTGGGACTTCTTTGGTACCAAAGTTCAAGCTCAGCAAGGATTCCAAATCCAAACGCGACACCCGACCGCGACCATTCGACACACGATCCACAATGGGGTCATGGACGTTAACCACTTCGCCGCATTTGGTTAGCCGGACATCAGTTTCAATTCCATGAATCGGTAACTCTAGAGCAGCCCGAAACGCAGACTCTGTTAATTCGGGAAAGCGAGACGATAAACCTCGGTGCGCGATGACTTTCATGAACCCATCTCTCGTGGCTTTTATGTACCTGCTGTCGACTCTAGTATCCTCCCAAACCACCAGCCCTGCAGCTTGAATAGAAATAAGTACACTGCGTCAATTTTATGATGTAGATTACTTTTTCCTTTTCATGACCGAGCAAGAGTCCGTGATGAAAATGTCCAGTGGGGTAGATGAAGGGGTTTTTTAAGGAAACCGATACAATCCCAAGACGGCAATCGATTGCGCAGCTTCTTAATAGAGTTTAATTGCGACTTTACTGCCGGATCGGGGCATGGAAATTCCGACCCAAGGTGCTAGCAGAAATAATTTATCTAGTGATAACCATTGGGTTTTTAAAAATTTGTGGCTTAAATCTCAATTTCTGTATAGTTTGATCATACTAATTCATCCACTTCTAAATTTTCACGAAGGATCCCCCATGGACACCTGGGAACAAACTCTTGGAGCAGGGCCACTGCTGGGCATTGCAGCCGGCGCCATTGCCCTCATTCTGGTTCTCGTCATCGTTTTTAAACTCCATGCTTTTCTCACCCTCATACTGGTTTCCATTGTTACAGCGCTTGCTGCTGGCATTCCCGTCACTGCAGTAGTGGACACTCTCCTTGACGGCTTTGGTAAAACACTTGCCTCGGTCGCTCTATTGGTAGGCCTGGGTGCAATGCTCGGTCGATTGGTTGAAACATCCGGTGGAGCAAAATCTCTAGCCGACACCATGGTGCGGATCTTCGGTGAGAAGCGCGCGCCATTCGCGCTGGGCGTCGCATCACTAATCATGGGCTTCCCGATCTTCTTCGATGCTGGCCTCGTGGTCATGCTGCCGGTTATTTTCGCAGTTGCGCGCCGCTTGAACGGTTCCGTTCTCACATTCGGCATCCCCGCCGCTGGCGCGTTTTCCGTTATGCACGTCTTCGTCCCACCGCACCCAGGCCCAATTGCGGCATCGGAATTCTTTGGTGCACAGGTTGGATATGTCCTGATCGCAGGCATTATCGTTGCATTGCCAACGTGGTACTTGACTGGCTACTTGCTGGGTAAATTCCTGGGTAGGAAGTTCCCACTGCCAGTTCCAGATCTACTAAGCGGTGGCGCACAAGAGGATGATCAGCCTCAGAATCCTGCGAGCGCTGCGTCAATTATTGCCATTCTGCTTATTCCGATGCTGCTCATCTTCGGCAACACCGGCACCTCGATGGCAGTTTCTGCAGGTGTCCTTGATGCAGAATCCACCGTGGTTAAGATCCTGGGATTCCTTGGTGAAACCCCAGTAGCCTTGCTCATCACCGTGTTAATCGCCCTGTTCTTCCTGGGCAACCGTCGCGGCGTTAGCGGTTCCGCACTGGAAAAGACCGTCGAAGGTGCACTCGGACCAATCTGTTCCGTCGTGTTGATCACCGGTGCTGGTGGCATGTTTGGTGGAGTTCTTCGCACCTCTGGCATTGGTGGAGCACTCGCTGATTCCATGTCCGATCTGGGACTTCCCGTCATCGCGGGCTGCTTCATTGTGGCAGCCGTTCTGCGTGTTGCACAGGGTTCCGCAACTGTCGCACTGACCACCGCCGCAGCATTGATGGCACCCGCTGTTGCTGCAGCTGACTTCAATGAATTCCAGCTCGCTGCGATCGTGATTTCCACTGCTGCTGGTTCCGTTATCGCCAGCCACGTGAATGACTCCGGCTTCTGGCTCGTTGGTCGACTTATGAATGCTGACGTTCCAACCACGTTGAAGACCTGGACCGTGAACCAGACCTGTATTGCCATCGTTGGTTTTATCATGGCTTATGCAATGTTCGGACTCGCTTCATTGGTTTAGCCTTTACCGAAAAAGAGCCTGTTCCCTTTTTAGGGGCAGGTTCTTTTTATTGCCATAACCTGCATAAAGAGAAGCGCTTAACAGGAATCCCTTGACGTAAGGTGCATCACACTGCATGATGTTCACCATGAACCTGTCTGACAGCTGGACACCCCGACAGCCGGTACTCTCTCGCACCAGCGCTGCGGAGGAAGTCTTCAATGCAATCCGTCAAGGAATCGAATCTGGGGAAATCCCCCTTGGCTCCAAACTCAGCTCCGAAGCCACCCTTGCGGCATCATTCGGAGTAAGCCGTTCCGTCGTTCGTGAAGCTCTGCGCTCTTCTGCCACCTTGGGTCTCACCAAAACGGAAACCGGCCGTGGAACTTTTGTTATTTCGGCATCCCCCACCAACGATCTTGTGTTGGGTAATTTTTCTTCCACCGATCTTTATGAGGCCCGACCTCATATTGAAGTTCCTGCTGCTGGCCTCGCTGCAACCAGGCGATCGAAGGATGATTTGCAGCAGCTTTTTAACATCATCGAGCAGATGGAAGCCGAAGATGATCACGTAGCGTGGGTGGAATTGGACACGGAATTTCACGCTGCCATCGCTAATGCCAGTGGAAATTCGGTGTTCGCCAAGATCGTGGGCGATATTCGTGAATCCTTGGCCAGGCAGTCTGAGACCGTCAACGTGGTGTCTGGACGCAGGGAGCCATCCGATGCTGAACACCGAGCGATCGTGGAGGCAATCGCTGCGCAAGATAAACAAGCTGCTGAAGCTGCCATGGCATTTCACCTTTCCGCTGTTCAGGTGGCTGTTGATGACATCGTGAGCAAACAATCATGATCCCAGCGCACGCCCCACTCGTTGGCCAAACCCGTGGCGAACTCCTCGAATCCATTCACTACGGATCAGCTGTGCTGCTTGATGCTGACGGCAAGATCGAAACATCCATCGGCGATACCGAAGCACTGTTCTATCCCCGTTCTGCACTGAAACCACTCTTCGCGGTAGGCATGGTTCGTGCAGGTCTCAAGCTCAACCAAGAACAGCTCACGCTCGCTAGCGCCAGCCATTCTGGATCATTGGAACACCAAAGGATCGTGCTCAGCACCCTGCATGATGCAGGCCTCACGGAATCCGATTTGGGCAATTCTGTTGATCTTCCTTATGGGAAAGCAGAACGCGAAGCACACCTGACAGCAGGTGGACGCCCCACCCGACTTGCCCAGAACTGCTCTGGAAAACACGCGGCACTTCTAGCTCTGTGTGTACTCAAAGGGTGGGACACGGAAAACTACCTCGACCCAGAGCATCCGATTTCTGCCTTGCTCCGGGAGACTGTTGAGGAGCTGTGTGGAACGAGGGTGGCGTCGACAAGCATCGATGGCTGCGGAACCCCCGTCTATCCCTTAACGCTTGCAGCCCTAGCCCGGGGCTATGCACGGCTGGCGAAGGCGCAGCCTGGAAGCGCTGAATACCAGGTCAGAGCAGCAATCGTGAACCATCCCGACCTGCTTGCAGGCGTTGGCCGCGATGTCAGCGCGCTCATGCGGGCACTGCCCGGCGCGGTGGCCAAGGATGGATTTGAAGGCATCCAGGCGGTCGCACTTCCGGACGGACGTGCACTGGCTGTGAAAATTTCCGACGGTGGCGACCGCGCACGGATGCCAATCACCGCGACGTTACTTCTCAATGCACTTGAAGAAGCGCCGGATGACCTGCGCGCTCTAGCCCACCTGAATGTCACAGCAGGACCGGCGGAGGAACGCGTCGGCAAGCTATTTGCCCTTTAACAGAAAGCACTGTCATGACCACCACTTTTAGCTCCACCCGCACCGAACACGACCTCATCGGCGACGCCGAAGTACCAGCTCACGTGTACTGGGGCGTGCACACCATGCGCGCTGCAGAGAACTTCCAGATCACCGATCAAAAGCTTGCTGATAATCCTTTCCTCATCGCAGCTCTTGCGCGCGTCAAACAAGCCGCCGCCCGCGCCAACCTACAACTTGGACTGCTTGATCAAACTCGCGCTGAAGCAATCGATCAGGCCTGTGAACGCGTGGCCGCGGGCGAATTCAACGATCAGTTCATCCTCGACCCCATCCAGGGTGGCGCCGGTACCAGCACCAATATGAATGCCAACGAGGTGATCGCCAACGTTGCGCTGGAAATCCTGGGCCACAACAAGGGCGAGTACCAGTACCTGCACCCCAATGACCACGTCAATTTGTCCCAATCTACCAATGACGCCTATCCCACCGCCGTCAAGATAGCTACCTGCTTCGCCGCCACCCCGCTGCTTGAAGCGATGGAAGAACTCGAAGACGCATGCCGCAAGAAAGCCGTCGAGTTTCGCACCGTGGTGAAAATGGGACGCACCCAACTGCAGGACGCCGTCCCCATGACCGTCGGCCAAGAATTCGGCGGATGGGCCGTCACGCTGCGGGAAGACCACGATCGCCTGCAGGAATCCCTCAAGCTGGTTACTGAGATCAACCTTGGTGCTACCGCCATTGGCACCGGACTTAACGCACCAGAAGGATACGCCGAAGCCGCATGCTACCACTTGGCACAGCTCACCGGCCTCGGGCTGAGCACGAGCCCGCACCTGGTGGAAGCAACCAGCGACGTCGGCTCCTTCGTCCACCTCTCTGGCGTGCTCAAGCGCGTAGCTGTGAAACTCTCCAAAATCTGCAACGACCTGCGCCTACTTTCCTCCGGGCCACGCGCAGGCCTCAACGACATCCAACTGCCCGCCGTGCAATCCGGATCCTCCATCATGCCGGGCAAAGTTAACCCCGTCATCCCCGAAGTCGTCAACCAAATCGCCTACCAAGTAGTCGGCTACGACGCCACCGTCACCATGGCTGCAGAAGGCGGCCAACTCCAGCTCAACGCATTTGAGCCCGTCATCATGCACTCCGTCGGGCTGGCTATGAAGCACCTGGCCAACGGCTGCACCACGCTAGCCCGCAAATGCATTGCGGGCATCACAGTCGACGAAGACGCTTTGCGACGCCAAGTCGAACAATCAATCGGCCTCGTCACCGCCCTCAACCCCGTCCTCGGCTACACCCAATCCACCATGATCGCCATGGAAGCCCTCCACACCGGACGTGGCGTTGCCGAACTCGTCCTCGAACGTGGGCTCCTCACCGAAGTAGAACTTGCCGAACTTCTCCGCCCCGAGCGACTCGCTAACCTCGCCTCCTAGAAACGAGAACACCATGTCAACAACACAAAAACCTCAGAGACCTGCTAGTTCTTCCGCTCCGGCAGCTTTTGATGATGCCTTAACCGCAGGCGACAACGACTACCACAAGGGCCTTAGCACCCGCCAAGTCAACATGATCGCCATCGGTGGTGCCATCGGCACCGGCCTGTTCATGGGAGCAGGTGGACGACTCGCCCAAGCAGGCCCCGGCATTGTCATCAGCTACGCCATCTGTGGAGTCCTCGCCTTCCTCATCCTCCGCGCACTCGGCGAACTCGTCATGTACCGCCCCAGCTCCGGATCCTTCGTTTCCTACGCCCGCGAGTTCTACGGCGAAAAAGCAGCCTTCGCCACCGGCTGGTTGTACTGGCTCAACTGGTCCATGACAGCAATCGTGGACATCACCGCCGCCGCCCTCTACATGAACTTCTTCGGACGTTACGTCCCATGGATCTCTGCCGTCCCACAATGGATCTGGGCACTCGCCGCATTGCTGCTCGTCCTGGGCATGAACCTCATCTCCGTGAAGGTATTCGGCGAATTGGAATTCTGGTTCGCCCTGATCAAGGTCGTCGCACTCACAGCATTCCTCGTGGTAGGCACCTACTTTGTTATCTTCGGAACCCCAATTGAAGGACATACTACCGGCTGGT
The window above is part of the Corynebacterium deserti GIMN1.010 genome. Proteins encoded here:
- a CDS encoding IS1249 family transposase encodes the protein MNRTRPTCPVCTGTMRKNGTTTKGTTRWRCTTCGASTTNTRTDDHHARRFQLFINWIQSPQSLTTLAQQHRVTRRTLTRWFHNYWYVEVPRNTDHHRIYDQLFIDGTYFNTKCLLIACTFDHVVAWRWCTKEDSYNYTRLFDQLQPPLIVTTDGQKGALKAITTXWPTTKIQRCLVHIKRNIQQHVTLNPKLKPGKALRKLSLNLLKXHTANDAATWMTQLHEFHTVYRDWLNEKTYTTDVSQSEIPGFVRPTATWWYTHYRHRRAYRQLEKLARQGHLFTFVNPPDGVEGTIKSTTNCLEGGINAQIKALARNHRGMXDEHQRIAVDWWLYLHTQLPDDPVKIARQQHWGQDALAKADVLIQQEQPDAHRDDGRPALYDTGIDATPTNSIGIRSGWAGRHN
- a CDS encoding DUF5926 family protein; this translates as MAKKNNKNEQLPEGMSRRQAKLAARAAERAALEREPRPFAGLAMEPQLVAMQEFIPSATAPLTVEGTDRKITLCTVLPGAAAALVREEAYGGEAFVAMQQAVRSNNPGKDLAYALNWVKNAEAGQSLASATADGTQPELATLLDASSTLTITAHQDFNWWLAENDNLTPDVAQHMQAANDSILPSHEVEADVPGAVWWVNPGGKAHIRWVRTDNETALFNALARIAARGELVLGEETKFAGAFRTHGIVVPVWDLPTDRPHTDYAADLVALNEKIAAELDNDAQLTADERRQLENIKSRQVTIR
- a CDS encoding glycerophosphodiester phosphodiesterase, encoding MKVIAHRGLSSRFPELTESAFRAALELPIHGIETDVRLTKCGEVVNVHDPIVDRVSNGRGRVSRLDLESLLSLNFGTKEVPEKVLTLNNLLDIFEDYPDKHLYIETKHPMRYAVMLEEEITKILKYRGLLEDPRIHIISFALPAMYRMARLAPQLDRIHLRRSWERWGNPRDVRCGVPTGLGLSLERAKLEPKIIGAKGLPTYLFTVDKQKDMLWARDQGVDMLATNYPDRAAELLNADEEPDMYANAHGKEE
- a CDS encoding GntP family permease, which translates into the protein MDTWEQTLGAGPLLGIAAGAIALILVLVIVFKLHAFLTLILVSIVTALAAGIPVTAVVDTLLDGFGKTLASVALLVGLGAMLGRLVETSGGAKSLADTMVRIFGEKRAPFALGVASLIMGFPIFFDAGLVVMLPVIFAVARRLNGSVLTFGIPAAGAFSVMHVFVPPHPGPIAASEFFGAQVGYVLIAGIIVALPTWYLTGYLLGKFLGRKFPLPVPDLLSGGAQEDDQPQNPASAASIIAILLIPMLLIFGNTGTSMAVSAGVLDAESTVVKILGFLGETPVALLITVLIALFFLGNRRGVSGSALEKTVEGALGPICSVVLITGAGGMFGGVLRTSGIGGALADSMSDLGLPVIAGCFIVAAVLRVAQGSATVALTTAAALMAPAVAAADFNEFQLAAIVISTAAGSVIASHVNDSGFWLVGRLMNADVPTTLKTWTVNQTCIAIVGFIMAYAMFGLASLV
- a CDS encoding FadR/GntR family transcriptional regulator, with the protein product MMFTMNLSDSWTPRQPVLSRTSAAEEVFNAIRQGIESGEIPLGSKLSSEATLAASFGVSRSVVREALRSSATLGLTKTETGRGTFVISASPTNDLVLGNFSSTDLYEARPHIEVPAAGLAATRRSKDDLQQLFNIIEQMEAEDDHVAWVELDTEFHAAIANASGNSVFAKIVGDIRESLARQSETVNVVSGRREPSDAEHRAIVEAIAAQDKQAAEAAMAFHLSAVQVAVDDIVSKQS
- a CDS encoding asparaginase, whose protein sequence is MIPAHAPLVGQTRGELLESIHYGSAVLLDADGKIETSIGDTEALFYPRSALKPLFAVGMVRAGLKLNQEQLTLASASHSGSLEHQRIVLSTLHDAGLTESDLGNSVDLPYGKAEREAHLTAGGRPTRLAQNCSGKHAALLALCVLKGWDTENYLDPEHPISALLRETVEELCGTRVASTSIDGCGTPVYPLTLAALARGYARLAKAQPGSAEYQVRAAIVNHPDLLAGVGRDVSALMRALPGAVAKDGFEGIQAVALPDGRALAVKISDGGDRARMPITATLLLNALEEAPDDLRALAHLNVTAGPAEERVGKLFAL
- a CDS encoding aspartate ammonia-lyase, which produces MTTTFSSTRTEHDLIGDAEVPAHVYWGVHTMRAAENFQITDQKLADNPFLIAALARVKQAAARANLQLGLLDQTRAEAIDQACERVAAGEFNDQFILDPIQGGAGTSTNMNANEVIANVALEILGHNKGEYQYLHPNDHVNLSQSTNDAYPTAVKIATCFAATPLLEAMEELEDACRKKAVEFRTVVKMGRTQLQDAVPMTVGQEFGGWAVTLREDHDRLQESLKLVTEINLGATAIGTGLNAPEGYAEAACYHLAQLTGLGLSTSPHLVEATSDVGSFVHLSGVLKRVAVKLSKICNDLRLLSSGPRAGLNDIQLPAVQSGSSIMPGKVNPVIPEVVNQIAYQVVGYDATVTMAAEGGQLQLNAFEPVIMHSVGLAMKHLANGCTTLARKCIAGITVDEDALRRQVEQSIGLVTALNPVLGYTQSTMIAMEALHTGRGVAELVLERGLLTEVELAELLRPERLANLAS